The following proteins are encoded in a genomic region of Fusarium keratoplasticum isolate Fu6.1 chromosome 9, whole genome shotgun sequence:
- a CDS encoding HET domain-containing protein: MSNSDPHPLWKVVDQHFDVTGTEPEFTPMFGRLYLIASAIGAYFETLDSGAFTGLGSLPPGMPAVPPPHVSHSGPRILGEAELSGSNPKCPLGVDANPCTWLPKEQGLPFFLWDRHTQRTVEVPSLPPRPAYTAISHTWGRWEKVEAGQRRKTAVPGVDGWEVPENTIFDVRSLPALLAKVPTSTRFIWFDLVCIPQGRSPRAQDEIARQAEIFRNAAHSIIWLSKLWSWEGVRSAVAWMALVFLNVHPDPRCEAREYACGPSVRRSCTGLFEPYDFSPCIRRHEMTVCEWFDSLWTLQDVCLRPDMWLCNQDWELLTVGVQRVPVAINALIALTNECAQYHHRHMATFKIDDFPGHSFKPSFDPTTNETPADGMFGGLLSYGVFHPGFLELFELFERSGLEQLWFIQPKNILDLDSWRFCKSRRAEAIMSVLGIKNWYQALKNAPEPAEGNLVLGQYPIEFIQEVATSLGAAFTILYVAPTSSCTIVQHQRNGNL, from the exons ATGAGCAACTCCGACCCACACCCGCTTTGGAAGGTCGTGGACCAGCACTTTGATGTCACAGGTACCGAGCCGGAATTCACTCCCATGTTTGGCAGGCTGTATCTCATCGCCTCCGCCATTGGAGC CTACTTTGAAACTCTGGACTCTGGCGCATTCACAGGGCTGGGATCGCTACCACCCGGCATGCCAGCCGTTCCACCTCCACACGTCAGCCATTCGGGGCCGAGGATACTGGGCGAGGCCGAATTGTCCGGATCTAATCCTAAATGCCCTTTGGGGGTTGATGCGAACCCCTGCACTTGGCTACCAAAGGAGCAAGGGCTTCCATTCTTTCTGTGGGATAGGCATACTCAACGCACCGTCGAAGTCCCATCTCTCCCACCACGGCCTGCTTATACCGCCATCAGTCACACCTGGGGACGCTGGGAGAAGGTGGAGGCGGGGCAAAGAAGGAAGACGGCGGTCCCTGGTgtcgatggatgggaagTGCCCGAGAATACCATCTTCGATGTCAGATCACTTCCTGCCTTGCTCGCTAAGGTTCCCACCTCTACCCGATTTATCTGGTTTGACCTCGTATGCATTCCCCAGGGTCGCTCGCCCCGAGCCCAGGACGAAATCGCGCGTCAGGCCGAGATCTTCAGAAACGCAGCGCATTCGATTATTTGGCTCAGCAAGCTTTGGTCATGGGAGGGGGTACGCTCAGCAGTAGCCTGGATGGCTCTGGTGTTTTTAAACGTCCACCCAGATCCACGGTGTGAGGCCCGTGAATACGCTTGCGGCCCATCCGTGCGAAGAAGCTGTACTGGGCTGTTCGAGCCCTACGACTTTAGCCCTTGCATTCGGCGGCACGAGATGACTGTATGTGAATGGTTTGACTCGCTCTGGACTCTGCAAGATGTCTGTCTGCGGCCGGACATGTGGCTCTGCAACCAGGATTGGGAGCTGTTGACCGTCGGAGTTCAGCGCGTGCCTGTGgccatcaacgccctcatcGCCCTAACAAATGAATGCGCACAATATCACCACCGTCATATGGCCACGTTTAAGATTGACGACTTCCCAGGCCATTCCTTCAAACCTTCCTTCGACCCCACGACCAACGAGACACCGGCTGACGGCATGTTCGGCGGCCTTCTCAGCTATGGGGTTTTCCACCCAGGTTTCCTGGAACTATTTGAACTTTTTGAACGATCCGGGCTTGAGCAGTTGTGGTTCATACAACCAAAAAACATCTTGGATCTCGACTCCTGGCGATTTTGCAAGTCTCGGCGAGCCGAGGCTATCATGTCAGTGCTTGGAATCAAGAATTGGTACCAAGCACTTAAGAACGCCCCGGAACCTGCGGAAGGCAACCTCGTACTTGGCCAGTACCCCATTGAATTCATTCAGGAGGTAGCCACATCATTGGGTGCGGCCTTTACGATACTTTACGTTGCACCGACGTCATCTTGCACGATTGTCCAACATCAGCGCAACGGGAATCTTTAA